CTTGAAAATTAGAAAGTTTTATTTTAAACTTAATTTAGGCTCCTTTTTGGAGCCTTTTTTTATGCTTTCAGTTTAAGTTTTTGTCAGTATCTTTGAATTTAAAAACGAATATCTTGAAATCGATACTATTTAAATCAGTTTTCTTCTTTTTCATCGCTTTACAACTTCAAGCCCAAGAATTACTTCCTTTTGTAGAAAATTACAGTAAGTCTGATTATCAAGGTGATAATCAAATTTGGAATGTGGCACAAGGAAATGATAATGCGATGTATTTTGCCAATAATCACTACTTGCTTCGTTACGACGGAGTAAAATGGGAAAAATATACACTTCCAAACAAAACTATCATTCGATCTATCCTGATTGAGGGAGATAAAATCTATTCTGGTTCTTATAAAGAATTTGGGTATTGGTATAGAAAGAAAGGTACTATGCACTATGTTTCTATTACCAAAAATCTCAGATTATTTGATGAGAAAGACAACGAGGAAATTTGGAAAATATTCAGATTTAATGGTTCTCTTTATTTTCAGTCTTTTAATGATGTTTTTATTTATAACGGAAAAACAATTAAGAAAATTAAATTTCCATTTCTTATTTCGTATTGTTTTGGAGTAGATAAAGATTTATATGTTGCTTCTGTTAGGGATGGAATTTTTAAAATGAATGGTAAATACATTGCCAATCCAAAAGGTTGGAATGTTTTGAAAAATACGGTTGTTCATGCCATAGAAAAGTATAAAAACCAGACTTACATCTTTACACAGAAAAAAGGAGTTTTTATTGTAGAAAAAAATGGATTAAGAAGTTGGGATCATCCAATAAACGAAGTTTTAAAATCGGCTACAATTAATGTGGCAAAATTTGTCAAAAATGAAAAACTAATTGTGGGCACTGGAAATCGTGGAATTTTCATTTTAGATTTAAAAAACAATTCATTCAAAAATATTGAACGCAATAATGTTTTAATGAATAATTCGGTTTTAAGTTTAGGGTTGGATAAAGAAAATGATTTGTGGGTTGGTCTAGATAATGGTATTGCACACGTTGAGGTTAATTCTCCTATTTCTTTCTTTTATGATAATTCTGGACTTTTAGGATCAGTTTATGCAGTTGCTTCAATTAATAAAGGCTATTTAATTGCTTCCAATCATGGAATTTTTGAATATAGTTCTGGAAAATTTAATATGATGCCTAATACGCAAGGGCAGGGCTGGAATATTTCTCTCATTGACGGAAAATATATTATAGGTCATAATGATGGTACTTTTTCGTACGAAAATAATACTTTGACCAAAATAAATGGCGTTAGCGGAGGTTGGAATATGTCTAAGAGTAGTATTAATGACACTTATTTTCAGTCAACTTACAGCGGTATTCTGGTTTATGACGATCCCTCAAATATGTCCCATTATAAAATCATAAAAGATCTTGCAAAACCTATAAAATATGTAGCTCAAAATAAAAAGAATGAAATTTGGGCTGCAGATAATTATCGTGGTTTGTATCGTGTTTTACTGAATGATAATTACAACACGTTAAAAGTTGAAAATGTTACTCAGCAGAGTAAAATACAAAACGATTTTGGGATAAAGATTTTTGAGTTTAGAAAAGAAATACTTTTTCTAATTAATGATTCTTGGTATACCTACAATTCGATATCTGGTAAATTGGAAGAAAATGAATTGTTTAGTACAAGTTTTAAAAATGTAACAGATATTGTTTCCATAGACGATGATCATTTTATGGTTCTGCAAAACGGAATCTTATATCATATTTACGCAGAAGGAAACAAGTTTGTGTGGAATATTATTCAGGAGAAATATTATAAAGGAAAATTAATCAATGAGAATTTAAGGATTTTCAAGAAAGATAATTATTACCTGTTTAATCTCGATGACGGATTTGTTTCACTTAAACTTGAATATGAAAACAAACAAAATTCTGGAGTAAAAATTGAAGCATTTAGTAATGATATTTTAGTTCCAAGTGAAGAGAAAGTTAAATTCAATACAGAATTAAAGATTAACGTTATTTCTGGAATTTATGGTGCGAGCAGACCAAATTTGTTTTACAAACTCGATAAGGAAAAAGAATTTATCTCTATTTCAGACGGATTAATCGTTTTAAACAATTTAAGCAGTGGAGATCATACGGTAGAAATATTCAAACACGATGGATCAACTTATGATAAAGTTTCTTCTTATAAATTTAAAGTTGCCGAACCATGGTATTTTTCTTTTTGGATGATTCTGTTGTATCTTCTGGTTGTTGGAGCAGTTTTATTTTTCTATTATAAATGGAATAAACTTCGTTATATGCAGAAACTAAAACTGCAGGCCGAAGAATTAAAACATCAGAGAGAAATTCTTGAGATGGAGTTGAAGAAAGAAAACGAACTCAATATTCAGGAATATGAAAAACATATCTTGGAATTAGAATTGCAGGCAAAATCTTCAGAAGTAGCAGGTAAATCTTTATCAATCGCTAAACAAACAGAAATGATTGATAAAATTCAAGGTATTTTGGAAACCGAAAAAGATTTTGGCAAACTTAAAAATGAAATTAGAAAAGCGATTAAGATCAATGAAGTGAATAAGCACGAATGGGAAACTTTTGAAACAAATCTGAATCAAATTCACAATGAGTTTATCATTAACCTTTCTAAAAAATATCCACAATTAACTCCAAAGGATATAAAACTGTGTGTTTATCTAAAAATGAACCTTTCTTCTAAAGAAATCGCACCTATGATGAATATCTCTTTTAGAGGTGTAGAATTGCATAGATATCGTCTTAGAAAGAAGCTAAACCTTACTCAAGACGAAAACCTGTCAAAGTTTTTATTAACTCTGTAAGATTTGGTTTTGTTTTTTACAGAATTTATATTTTTCAATAGTATTTTTTATATAATTACGATACATCATTACTACATCATAATGTTATGTTAAACGAATTTCTTTAACATTTATAGTGTTGATAATCATTGTTGTAAGCTAAAATTTTAACACAATGATGTAGCTATGTTGTAGTGGTATTTGATGTACTACAACGTTGTAATTGCTTAATTTGGCTCTACTAACTTAAACGATTACGTACTGTATGAAAAATTTTATTTTTAGCTTTTTAGCGCTCTTGCTGCTGCCTACCTATATGATGGGGCAAGCTCAAGCAATTAAAGGAAAAGTAGTAGACAGTAATGGAATGGGAATTCCAGGAGCAATTATCGCTTCAGCTGATGCTAGAGCAACTGCAGATGCAGATTTCGACGGAAACTTTACAATTAATGCAAAACCTGGAGATATTTTAAAAATCTCTATGTTAGGTTTTGATTCGGTTTCTGTACCGGCTAGTGCCGCACCAATGACAATTACCTTAAAAGAGGCAGGTGATACTGCGTTGAAAGAAGTAGTTGTAATCGGGTACGGTACCAGAAAGAAAATTGATAATACTTCGGCTGTAAGCTCAATTAAGTCCGAAGAAATTACCAAAATGAAAGTAATAAATGCTTCGCAAGCTATTCAAGGTAAAGCTGCAGGGGTACAAGTTGCTACATCAGACGCACCAGGAAGTACACCTTCTATTGTTATTAGAGGGGTTGGTACTGCATTAGGAGGAAGAAATCCATTGTACGTTGTAGATGGTATGCCTACTGATAACATTAATAATATCAACTCGAATGATATTACTTCTTATGAGGTTTTAAAAGATGCTTCTGCACTTGCTATCTATGGTACTAGAGGTGCGAATGGGGTAATCATGATTACTACCAAAACAGGTAAAGGGAAATTGGTTGTAGATATTGACAGTTATGCTGGTTTTAGATCACCTCTAAAGAAAGTAAAAATGGCAAATGCTGACCAATATATTCAATATAATAATGCAGCTTTTATTAGTCAGTTTCCTGCTGGAAGATTTTCTCAAAATCAACCGTATAATACAAACTGGTTTGATGAAATAACAAGAACAGGAGTTTACACTCAAAATAATGTATCACTTTCTGGATCTTCAGAAAATATTAAATATTTCTTTAGTGTTGGTAATTACGAAGAAGAAGGTATTTTAAAAGGAACTGAATACGGGCGTACTACTTTTAGAAGTAATAACGAGTACAAGATTTCGGAAAAACTTAAAATCAGCCAAAATTTTAGTGTTAGTTCTATAAAAAATACTCCACAGCCAATGTCTGCATTCACATCTGCTTACAGACAATCTCCTTTGGTTCCTGTACGTTATCCTGATGGTAAATATGGTGTGCCATTTTTAAAAGATGGAGTTATAGCTCAAACAGGAGATTCATTTAACTCAGTTGGAAACCCTGTTGTTGCCTTAGATTATAACAATGAGCAACAAAAAACGGTTACACTTCAAGGTGGATTAAAATTAGATTGGGATATCATGAAATCATTGAAATTCACTTCGCAATTTAATGGAGAATACTACACTTATAAACAATACAATTTTGTTGACAATTTAGGTCTTTGGCTAGCTGCAGATCCAAATAGATTAGAGGCTAATTATGATAAAAAGAGTTTGAATACAAACACTTTAACAAGAAATACAGATGATTATTTCAACTGGAACTTATCAAACTATTTTACTTACAATAAAGTTTTCGCAGAAATTCATGACGTAGAAGTTACTGCAGGTATTGAAGCCAATGTTATTGGGGTAAGATCTAAAACTACTGCCGATATTAAGAATGTGAATCCAAATAGTAACTATTGGGGGCTTGATGGTGTTGCATATGCTCAAAATGGAGGTGTAACAAATTATAAAGCTATAAATGAAAACGAAGCTAGATTAGCATCGTATTTTGCTCGTTTCCAATATAAATTAATGGACAGATACTTATTAACAGGTACTGTGAGACGCGATGGATCTTCAAATTATTCAAGTGATTATCGTTGGGGGACATTCCCATCAGTTGGTCTTGGATGGATTGTAACAAAAGAAAGCTTCTTATCTGATATTAAAAATTTAGATTTATTAAAAGTTAGAGGTTCTTGGGGTAAATTAGGAAACCAAAAAGTGCCATTAAATATCCAGTCATTTACTTCTGGAGTAGATTACAATGGAGGTTCTGGAACAACTATTAATTCGCAAATTGATCCAAGTTTATCATGGGAAATTGTAGAAGAAGCTTCTGCAGGTATCGATGTTGAGTTGTTTAATAGTAGATTGAAAGGATCATTTGATGTGTACAGCAAAAACACTAACAATGCTATTTTAAATGTTACGCCTTACTCAACTTCTGGAATTACTGTAGAATCTCCAACACACGTAGGTGAGGTATCTAATAAAGGGTACGAAATTGCTTTACGTTGGGATGATAAAATCAACGATAACTTAAGTTACTGGGTAGGAGGGAATTTCTCTCATAACAAAAATGAATTAGCTAGTTTAAAAAATGTTAGACTTGCAACAATCAATGGTGGTTCATTAGGTAATGGTCAAGTAACAAAAATACTTGATAATACATCAGTAGGACAGCCTTTAGGTAGTTTCTATATGTACGAATATGCGGGTGTTGATCCAGCAAACGGACAGATGCTGTACTATACAGCAGACGGAAATAAGGTAGCTCAAGGTGCTTTAGATCAAACTAAAGATAGAAAATACGTGGGTTCAGTTTTACCAACTTCTACTTACGGAGTTACTTTAGGATTAAATTACAAAAATGTTGATTTCTCTGTAGACGGATACGGAACAGGTGGTGCAAAAGTTTATAATGGAAAAAAAGCACAGCGTTTTTATGGAGAAAATGTAGAAGCGTCTTTACTTAATGACATGTGGACTCCAACAAACACATCAGGATCTAATCCAGCTCCATTTAATCAGGTTCCAGTAGCATCAACTTATTATTTAGAATCTGGAGATTTCTTCAGAATCAATAACATTACATTAGGATATAAACTTCCATTAAGAGAAGAAGGTTTTATTAGCTATTGTAGAATCTACGTAAATGCTATGAACCCTTTCATTAGTCAAAAATTCTCAGGATTCTCACCTGAGGTTTTAGGAGATGGTGAATTAGTTAAAGGTACTCAGGGAGTAGAGTTAGATGCTTATCCAGCATTAAAAACATTTGTAGTTGGTGCAAACTTAAAATTTTAATATCATGAAACGATTATATATATCACTTTTTATACTTTCTGGTTTGTTTGTATCTGGATGTTCAGATGAATTTTTAGAAGTAGATCAGACAAAAAATATTCCGGCAGATCCTGCTTTAGTTGATAGTGATGCAGGCGCTACATCAATGGTTGATGCAGTTTATAATATATTTTTATCTTGGGACATGTCTTCTTTTGCTTGGAACGGGGTTACAAGTATTATGACTGACGACGCAGATAAAGGCTCAGATCCAGGAGATACTGGTACAGATAAAGATGTTCTAGATGCTTTAACTTTTAATTCTTCTACACCATCTTTTAGCAGTATTTGGAATTATAATTATGCAGGAATCAACAGAGCAAATCAAGCATTAGCGATGTTTCCAAAACTTACGCAAGTATCTCCTGCTTTAAAAACAAGATTAGAAGGAGAAGCTAAGTTTTTAAGAGCTTTTATGTACTTTACTTTAGTAAAAGGATATGGAGGGGTGCCTATTGTAGATCATTTGCCAATTCCTGGAAATGATGATGATAGACTTATGCAATTAACGCGTAAAACTCCAGCAGAAGTTTATGCTTTTATCGAAAAAGATTTAAATGATGCTATCGTAGCTTTACCATTAAAATCTTCATATAGTGGGACTGACGTTGCACGTGCTTCTAAAGGAGCTGCTTATGCTCTGTTAGCTAAAGTTAATTTATACCAAAAAAACTGGCAAAAAGTAATTGATAATTGCAATCAAGTAACAGGTTATTCTTTAGTTTCTGACTATTCTTTACAATACAAGAAAGAAGGAGAGTTTGGTCCAGAATCAATTTTTGAAATTAATGGAATTGGAGGAACTTCTTCTCCTGGATTTGGAATCGGAAATTATACTGTGTCTCAAGCGCCAAGAGGTGCTGGAGGATGGGGATGGGGTTTCAATACACCATCTCAAGGACTTGCTGATGCTTATGAAGCAGGAGATGTTAGAAAAAATGCTACGATTATCTTTAGAGGTTCAGTTTTATACGATGGTACAGTTGTAGCATCTACTGTATCTAACCCAATGTACAATTATAAAGCATATTCGTCAGCGTTTTACAATCAGGAATTTACAGACGTAAATCTTAGATATTTAAGATATGCTGAGGTAATATTAATGAAAGCTGAGGCTCTAAATGAATTAGGACAAACTTCAGAAGCGATTCCTTTGATCAATCAGATTAGACATAGAGCCGGATTAGGTGATACTCCAGCAACTGGTCAGTCAGATGTTAGAAAAGCAATTTATAAAGAAAGAAGATTAGAATTTGCTTTTGAGCACGACAGATGGTTTGATCTTGTAAGAACAGGACAGGCAGAAGCAGCTATGAAAGCAGATGTTAGCGCTACTTTCCCTAATGGAAAAACTTTTATAGTGGGTAAACATGAGTTATATCCAATTCCAGCTTTAGTGGTTCAACAATCTGGTGGGGTAACAACACAAAACCCTGGTTATTAATCAAAATCTTAAAAATCACTTCCCTTTAGATTTCTAGGGGAAGTGATTATTTATTAAAATCTTAAATTTTTATAATGGTTAGAATTTCAGTTTTATTTTTAGCTTTTACTTTTTTTAGTTGTGGATCTAATGCCGATAAGTCAAAAGAAAATGTACAGGAAAATATTTCTGGCGTTACTGCATTAACAGACGAACAGCTTTTAGATGCTGTTCAAAAACAAACATTTAAATATTTCTGGGACTATGCAGAACCAAATTCTGGATTAGCGAGAGAGCGTTATCATCCAGATGGAGTTTATCCTGAAAATGATTCGAATATCGTTACAACAGGTGGTTCAGGTTTCGGATTAATGGCACTTGTTTCAGGAATGTCTCAAGGTTATATTACTAAAGAGCAAGGAGTAGAAAGACTTAACAAAATTGCAGATTTTTTAGGCAAAGCAGATCGTTTTCACGGAGCAT
The Flavobacterium humidisoli DNA segment above includes these coding regions:
- a CDS encoding SusC/RagA family TonB-linked outer membrane protein — translated: MKNFIFSFLALLLLPTYMMGQAQAIKGKVVDSNGMGIPGAIIASADARATADADFDGNFTINAKPGDILKISMLGFDSVSVPASAAPMTITLKEAGDTALKEVVVIGYGTRKKIDNTSAVSSIKSEEITKMKVINASQAIQGKAAGVQVATSDAPGSTPSIVIRGVGTALGGRNPLYVVDGMPTDNINNINSNDITSYEVLKDASALAIYGTRGANGVIMITTKTGKGKLVVDIDSYAGFRSPLKKVKMANADQYIQYNNAAFISQFPAGRFSQNQPYNTNWFDEITRTGVYTQNNVSLSGSSENIKYFFSVGNYEEEGILKGTEYGRTTFRSNNEYKISEKLKISQNFSVSSIKNTPQPMSAFTSAYRQSPLVPVRYPDGKYGVPFLKDGVIAQTGDSFNSVGNPVVALDYNNEQQKTVTLQGGLKLDWDIMKSLKFTSQFNGEYYTYKQYNFVDNLGLWLAADPNRLEANYDKKSLNTNTLTRNTDDYFNWNLSNYFTYNKVFAEIHDVEVTAGIEANVIGVRSKTTADIKNVNPNSNYWGLDGVAYAQNGGVTNYKAINENEARLASYFARFQYKLMDRYLLTGTVRRDGSSNYSSDYRWGTFPSVGLGWIVTKESFLSDIKNLDLLKVRGSWGKLGNQKVPLNIQSFTSGVDYNGGSGTTINSQIDPSLSWEIVEEASAGIDVELFNSRLKGSFDVYSKNTNNAILNVTPYSTSGITVESPTHVGEVSNKGYEIALRWDDKINDNLSYWVGGNFSHNKNELASLKNVRLATINGGSLGNGQVTKILDNTSVGQPLGSFYMYEYAGVDPANGQMLYYTADGNKVAQGALDQTKDRKYVGSVLPTSTYGVTLGLNYKNVDFSVDGYGTGGAKVYNGKKAQRFYGENVEASLLNDMWTPTNTSGSNPAPFNQVPVASTYYLESGDFFRINNITLGYKLPLREEGFISYCRIYVNAMNPFISQKFSGFSPEVLGDGELVKGTQGVELDAYPALKTFVVGANLKF
- a CDS encoding helix-turn-helix and ligand-binding sensor domain-containing protein, translated to MKSILFKSVFFFFIALQLQAQELLPFVENYSKSDYQGDNQIWNVAQGNDNAMYFANNHYLLRYDGVKWEKYTLPNKTIIRSILIEGDKIYSGSYKEFGYWYRKKGTMHYVSITKNLRLFDEKDNEEIWKIFRFNGSLYFQSFNDVFIYNGKTIKKIKFPFLISYCFGVDKDLYVASVRDGIFKMNGKYIANPKGWNVLKNTVVHAIEKYKNQTYIFTQKKGVFIVEKNGLRSWDHPINEVLKSATINVAKFVKNEKLIVGTGNRGIFILDLKNNSFKNIERNNVLMNNSVLSLGLDKENDLWVGLDNGIAHVEVNSPISFFYDNSGLLGSVYAVASINKGYLIASNHGIFEYSSGKFNMMPNTQGQGWNISLIDGKYIIGHNDGTFSYENNTLTKINGVSGGWNMSKSSINDTYFQSTYSGILVYDDPSNMSHYKIIKDLAKPIKYVAQNKKNEIWAADNYRGLYRVLLNDNYNTLKVENVTQQSKIQNDFGIKIFEFRKEILFLINDSWYTYNSISGKLEENELFSTSFKNVTDIVSIDDDHFMVLQNGILYHIYAEGNKFVWNIIQEKYYKGKLINENLRIFKKDNYYLFNLDDGFVSLKLEYENKQNSGVKIEAFSNDILVPSEEKVKFNTELKINVISGIYGASRPNLFYKLDKEKEFISISDGLIVLNNLSSGDHTVEIFKHDGSTYDKVSSYKFKVAEPWYFSFWMILLYLLVVGAVLFFYYKWNKLRYMQKLKLQAEELKHQREILEMELKKENELNIQEYEKHILELELQAKSSEVAGKSLSIAKQTEMIDKIQGILETEKDFGKLKNEIRKAIKINEVNKHEWETFETNLNQIHNEFIINLSKKYPQLTPKDIKLCVYLKMNLSSKEIAPMMNISFRGVELHRYRLRKKLNLTQDENLSKFLLTL
- a CDS encoding RagB/SusD family nutrient uptake outer membrane protein, translated to MKRLYISLFILSGLFVSGCSDEFLEVDQTKNIPADPALVDSDAGATSMVDAVYNIFLSWDMSSFAWNGVTSIMTDDADKGSDPGDTGTDKDVLDALTFNSSTPSFSSIWNYNYAGINRANQALAMFPKLTQVSPALKTRLEGEAKFLRAFMYFTLVKGYGGVPIVDHLPIPGNDDDRLMQLTRKTPAEVYAFIEKDLNDAIVALPLKSSYSGTDVARASKGAAYALLAKVNLYQKNWQKVIDNCNQVTGYSLVSDYSLQYKKEGEFGPESIFEINGIGGTSSPGFGIGNYTVSQAPRGAGGWGWGFNTPSQGLADAYEAGDVRKNATIIFRGSVLYDGTVVASTVSNPMYNYKAYSSAFYNQEFTDVNLRYLRYAEVILMKAEALNELGQTSEAIPLINQIRHRAGLGDTPATGQSDVRKAIYKERRLEFAFEHDRWFDLVRTGQAEAAMKADVSATFPNGKTFIVGKHELYPIPALVVQQSGGVTTQNPGY